A region from the Acyrthosiphon pisum isolate AL4f chromosome A1, pea_aphid_22Mar2018_4r6ur, whole genome shotgun sequence genome encodes:
- the LOC100162848 gene encoding CCAAT/enhancer-binding protein, protein MNSPQMYDTAPQPHAHQPQHHQISQQELAMAAKKAQLGQLKNRYDISELSTPEISLDLQNLIDDSQFSEGLFTEILQQGQVKLPNGTGGGGGRNGVNQNGFNSRTTLAYMPQPVHYESTPASTGGPIKEEPPESVEFRNQQQQQQQQQQQQQQYLSNGQGGAFQTSPVSSNGSSSHLKAHHHNHHRKSSSGSNKSVDKNTDEYKRRRERNNIAVRKSREKAKIRSRETEEKVKLLVKENERLQKRIELLSEELNVLRSLFTNVGVLPEHLHRELNKHFDAYPHLQ, encoded by the coding sequence ATGAACTCTCCGCAAATGTACGACACGGCACCGCAGCCGCACGCCCATCAGCCGCAACACCACCAGATCAGCCAACAGGAACTGGCGATGGCTGCCAAGAAAGCGCAGCTAGGGCAGCTCAAAAACAGGTATGACATATCGGAACTGTCCACGCCCGAGATATCGCTCGACCTGCAGAACCTCATCGACGACAGCCAGTTCAGCGAAGGGCTGTTCACGGAGATCCTGCAGCAGGGTCAGGTCAAGTTGCCCAACGGCACCGGCGGCGGTGGAGGCCGAAACGGCGTCAACCAGAACGGTTTCAACTCGCGCACCACTCTCGCGTACATGCCGCAGCCCGTGCACTACGAGAGCACGCCGGCATCCACTGGCGGTCCCATCAAGGAGGAACCGCCGGAGTCCGTCGAGTTCCGGAaccagcagcaacagcagcagcaacagcaacagcagcagcaacaataCCTTAGCAACGGCCAGGGAGGTGCGTTCCAGACATCGCCCGTGTCTAGCAACGGCAGTAGCTCGCATCTCAAGGCTCATCACCACAACCACCACCGAAAGTCGAGTTCCGGCAGCAACAAGTCCGTGGACAAGAACACGGACGAGTACAAGAGAAGGCGTGAACGGAACAATATAGCGGTCCGCAAGAGCCGGGAAAAAGCAAAGATCCGCAGCCGCGAGACCGAGGAGAAGGTCAAGCTATTGGTCAAAGAGAACGAGCGGCTGCAGAAAAGGATAGAGCTGCTCAGCGAAGAACTCAACGTGCTCAGGTCGCTATTCACCAACGTGGGCGTCCTGCCCGAGCACCTTCACCGGGAGCTCAACAAACATTTCGACGCCTATCCACACTTGCAGTGA
- the LOC100572499 gene encoding uncharacterized protein LOC100572499 yields the protein MDKLKHPSFKPLEVIWNRNTSTHKPKLLPELKGINIEDSVEKVKKSAKSPDVKTNENKIEHIHKRVKRSLFQEDKIGKVYKHSDSEELNKKLCKTFDYANCLRKRPYSIYKTSQLKSPTKSHQIVSNRKSTIINQDASLNKSKKQCLFPTKIAKTEISSSHTVNDSSVIKPSCTKDQLNSRTKFVGCSKSPEIMSNRKRYVISNNLDETDVSSYERLNMNYKTCIPIDQVPENINVNTQISKMESKLNYVHSEDIIESSEKISLPVKKKKKKKKNRILNKKNKIKNFDNSKVPECKTFTNGKNEMNLRTNEIRKSTEISTTVKTAFCDEINFDSLDIINTENILVSPITELKTESYCREPKKSIIQEHQNRGLARLCIINDDNQRYSDTSLTHSSLNTKEFVKNTVKEYSKIIKHHKEKLFNQNEDNIMSFMHSSEISVIPATPEHEAVNVDNSIIQYSPETILSPYVPLIEVDQSPKTPHGRNSQVLIQSVQTPPNVDGTTLPGLFEPIASPTQSFINYELPFKIDSVESPRAIHENNDIIFSPEINRKKSDTSPLSPNRFDSAKKRKKMSKDGLRGKFRDLINRKKSEARIREYEKSLSKSYKPKQGETAVLKVIEAWKEFRMIVLLCYYMKSDKEVQRVLVTLDNCPLNAAKNSIIRIYSPWLTIKSDITEVLLFIGIIHAEVIEFSESITRPLDLVEGNTDLNALQATVFQNKVLWKCNCSKDAACQCLGELSVYNYLQYMIPH from the exons ATGGACAAACTAAAGCATCCATCTTTTAAGCCGTTAGAAGTTATCTGGAATAGAAATACCAGTACTCataaaccaaaattattacCGGAATTAAAAGGAATTAATATAGAAGATAGTgttgaaaaagttaaaaaatcgGCTAAATCTCCTGATGTCAAAaccaatgaaaataaaatagaacatATTCACAAACGTGTAAAAAGAAGTTTATTCCAAGAAGACAAAATAGGAAAGGTATACAAACATTCAGACTCAGAAGAACTAAATAAGAAACTTTGTAAAACTTTTGATTATGCAAATTGCCTACGAAAAAGACCCTATAGCATATACAAAACATCTCAATTAAAAAGTCCTACCAAGTCCCACCAAATTGTATCAAACCgaaaaagtacaataataaatcaagATGCTTCATTGAATAAATCAAAGAAACAGTGTTTATTTCCAACAAAAATTGCCAAAACTGAAATTTCGTCGTCACATACGGTTAATGATTCATCGGTCATCAAACCATCGTGTACTAAAGATCAACTGAATTCTCGCACTAAATTTGTCGGTTGTTCTAAATCTCCCGAGATTATGTCGAATCGAAAACGATACGTTATATCAAACAATTTGGATGAGACTGATGTTTCTAGTTACGAAAGGTTGAACATGAACTATAAGACGTGTATACCAATTGACCAAGTAccagaaaatataaatgtaaatacgcAAATAAGTAAAATGGAATCAAAATTAAACTATGTACATTCTGAAGATATTATTGAATCTTCCGAAAAAATTTCCTTGCccgttaagaaaaaaaaaaaaaaaaaaaaaaatcggattcttaacaaaaaaaataaaatcaaaaactttgACAATAGTAAAGTACCAGAATGCAAGACATTTACCAATGGGAAAAATGAAATGAATTTACGAACAAATGAAATTCGGAAAAGTACAGAAATATCAACAACTGTCAAAACTGCATTTTgtgatgaaattaattttgattcttTAGATATTATcaatacagaaaatattttggtgtctcctataactgaattaaaaactgaaagTTACTGTAGGGAacctaaaaaatcaataatacaagAACATCAAAATCGAGGACTAGCAAGATTGTGTATAATTAATGATGATAATCAAAGATATTCAGACACTTCTTTAACACATTCATCTTTGAACACAaaagaatttgtaaaaaatacagttaaagaatattcaaaaatcattaaaCATCATAAAGAAAAGCTTTTCAATCAGaatgaagataatattatgtcatttatgCATTCATCCGAAATAAGCGTAATCCCTGCCACTCCTGAACATGAAGCTGTGAATGTGGACAATTCTATAATCCAGTACTCTCCTGAAACCATTTTAAGTCCATACGTTCCATTGATTGAAGTTGACCAATCGCCTAAAACTCCACATGGAAGAAATAGTCAAGTACTCATTCAATCTGTTCAAACTCCACCAAATGTTGATGGGACAACATTACCAGGTTTATTCGAACCTATAGCTTCTCCGACACAGTCCTTTATCAATTATGAACTGCCATTTAAA ATTGACTCGGTAGAATCACCTAGAGCTATTcatgaaaataatgatattatcttTTCACCCGAAATAAATAGGAAAAAATCAGACACTAGCCCATTATCACCTAATCGTTTCGACTCTgctaaaaaacgtaaaaaaatgaG taaGGATGGATTGAGAGGAAAATTTCGAGATCTTATTAACCGTAAAAAATCTGAAGCTCGTATTCGAGAATATGAGAAAAGCTTGTCTAAAAGTTATAAACCAAAACAAGGTGAAACTGCAGTATTAAAGGTCATTGAAGCATGGAAGGAATTTAGAATGATTGTTCTACTTTGTTACTACATGAAATCTG ataAAGAAGTTCAAAGAGTGTTAGTAACTCTAGACAATTGTCCTTTAAATGCTGccaaaaatagtataatacgtatatactcTCCATGGTTGACAATTAAATCTGACATTACTgaagtattattgtttattggaATAATTCACGCTGAAGTAATTGAATTCTCAGAATCCATCACTAGGCCTCTTGACCTTGTAGAAGGAAATACAGATCTCAATGCATTACAGGCAActgtatttcaaaataaagttttatggaAATGCAATTGTTctaaag atgcTGCCTGTCAATGCTTAGGAGAATTAAgtgtttacaattatttgcaGTACATGATTCCTCATTAA